The proteins below are encoded in one region of Candidatus Zixiibacteriota bacterium:
- a CDS encoding CaiB/BaiF CoA-transferase family protein: MSEASANNLPLKGYRILDLSRILAGPFCTMILGDQGAEVIKVERPGSGDDTRTWGPPFSGGESAYYLCCNRNKKSIMVDLKTEAGLEIIREMAAKSDVFVENFTPGLSKKFGLDYETLHKLNPRLVYVSITAYGQDGPYRDRPGYDMVLSAVGGLMWITGERDGNPCKVGVAITDVLTGVYASGAITSALLWRERSGKGQHLDISLLDIQVSGLANIASNYLVAGKEATRWGTAHESIIPYQVFNTKDRPIAIAVANQKLWVNFCKAVGREEWLDDERFESNPKRVENREILIPLVHELLAQKTCDEWMEILVGAAIPCGPVNNMEHLFADPQIKHRGMIAELPHPTIGNLKLTGIPIKYSETPGQIRMHPPLLGEHTDEILNEVLGYSSEKIEELKKNGAVASR; encoded by the coding sequence ATGAGTGAGGCATCAGCAAATAACCTTCCCTTGAAGGGATACCGAATTCTCGACCTGTCCCGTATTCTGGCCGGGCCGTTTTGTACGATGATTTTGGGAGACCAGGGCGCGGAAGTAATCAAAGTGGAACGCCCCGGTTCCGGCGACGACACTCGCACCTGGGGACCTCCGTTCAGCGGCGGCGAAAGCGCTTATTATCTATGCTGTAATCGAAATAAAAAATCAATCATGGTAGATTTGAAAACCGAAGCCGGTTTGGAAATAATTCGAGAGATGGCCGCGAAATCAGATGTCTTCGTCGAGAATTTTACACCCGGTTTGTCAAAAAAATTCGGGCTCGATTATGAAACGCTACATAAATTAAATCCTCGATTAGTATATGTTTCTATTACAGCCTACGGGCAGGACGGCCCTTACCGGGATCGCCCGGGATACGACATGGTCTTGTCGGCAGTTGGCGGGCTGATGTGGATAACCGGCGAGCGTGACGGTAATCCCTGCAAAGTGGGCGTCGCGATCACTGATGTTCTCACCGGCGTCTATGCTTCCGGAGCAATAACTTCGGCGCTATTATGGCGGGAACGATCCGGCAAGGGTCAACATCTCGACATCAGCCTTCTCGATATTCAGGTCTCCGGATTGGCCAATATCGCCAGCAATTATCTCGTGGCTGGTAAAGAGGCGACGCGCTGGGGGACGGCTCATGAATCAATAATACCTTATCAGGTTTTCAATACCAAAGATCGTCCTATTGCTATCGCGGTAGCCAATCAGAAACTATGGGTGAATTTCTGTAAAGCGGTTGGTAGAGAAGAATGGCTCGATGATGAGCGGTTTGAATCCAATCCGAAACGAGTTGAAAACCGTGAAATACTAATTCCGCTGGTACATGAATTATTGGCGCAGAAGACCTGCGACGAATGGATGGAGATTTTGGTGGGTGCGGCCATACCCTGCGGTCCGGTCAACAATATGGAGCATTTGTTTGCCGATCCCCAGATTAAGCATCGTGGTATGATAGCTGAACTGCCGCATCCGACTATCGGCAATCTGAAATTGACCGGGATACCGATTAAGTACAGCGAAACGCCGGGTCAAATTCGTATGCATCCGCCTCTTCTGGGCGAGCATACCGATGAAATCCTTAATGAAGTGCTGGGCTATTCATCTGAGAAAATTGAGGAATTAAAAAAGAACGGCGCGGTTGCCTCACGGTGA
- a CDS encoding DUF1858 domain-containing protein, translating into MLRNKMQMANDHPPITANMKIGTLLEAYPQLEEILTQLAPAFEKLKNPILRKTVAKVTSIRQAAKVGGISVGEMVNQLRQAAGQLPVEADPEELPKEDNSAILEEAPKGKLYKSFDARMMIESGEQPLGKALSELRKMPHGEVYELITPFKPAPLIDQAKTQGFKAISRREGKDIIKTYFKHADD; encoded by the coding sequence ATGCTGAGAAATAAAATGCAAATGGCAAACGACCATCCGCCCATTACAGCGAATATGAAAATCGGTACCCTGCTTGAGGCCTATCCTCAGCTTGAGGAAATCCTGACTCAACTGGCGCCGGCCTTTGAGAAACTTAAAAATCCTATCCTGCGCAAAACTGTCGCAAAAGTTACGTCAATCAGGCAGGCGGCTAAAGTCGGTGGAATATCGGTGGGGGAGATGGTCAATCAGCTTCGGCAGGCGGCCGGGCAGTTGCCAGTTGAGGCGGATCCTGAAGAATTGCCAAAGGAGGATAATTCCGCGATTTTAGAAGAGGCCCCAAAAGGAAAACTATATAAATCTTTTGATGCTCGGATGATGATTGAATCCGGTGAACAACCGCTCGGTAAGGCACTATCTGAACTTAGAAAAATGCCGCATGGTGAAGTTTATGAACTGATTACGCCTTTCAAACCGGCTCCATTGATTGACCAGGCAAAAACCCAGGGCTTCAAAGCGATATCACGGAGGGAAGGCAAAGATATAATTAAGACATATTTCAAGCATGCTGATGATTGA
- a CDS encoding DUF438 domain-containing protein, producing MSELVNQVRQRKELLKHMILQLHEGKAPEEVKPQLLRLLGRVPYSEVVEVEQELISEGLPSDEVLKLCDMHTAAMKGVIDASNQKVVPSGHPVDTFHQENKALQGELTLTEKLYDETKGLLDDADASELIGQIRTHFGMLSDVEKHYMRKENLLFPFLEKKGITGPPKVMWGKHDEVREYLKGAIEALQVGAVITVAEAKSLIELVLRLATDAIGEMIYKEEEILLPMSLDKLSESEWYSIYTQSPELGFCLFDPTTPWQPESVPVGEAVKESQARVRFPSGSMTPAELNAILNTIPFDLTFVDKDDTVRYFTQGRERIFARNRAIIGRKVQLCHPPSSVHIVQQILDNFHSGKQDRAPFWITINDRFIHIEYYALRDDNGEYLGTLEVSQDLTEKRALEGEHRLLTYAEK from the coding sequence ATGAGTGAATTAGTCAATCAAGTCAGGCAGAGAAAAGAACTTCTCAAGCATATGATATTACAGTTGCATGAAGGAAAGGCTCCCGAGGAAGTTAAACCGCAGCTACTCAGATTGCTGGGGCGCGTCCCGTATTCGGAAGTAGTTGAAGTTGAGCAGGAACTTATCTCGGAAGGATTGCCCTCGGATGAAGTTCTAAAATTATGCGATATGCATACCGCCGCTATGAAGGGAGTAATTGACGCTTCCAATCAAAAAGTCGTACCTTCGGGGCATCCGGTGGATACTTTTCACCAGGAGAACAAAGCCCTGCAAGGAGAATTGACATTAACAGAAAAACTCTATGATGAAACAAAAGGTTTACTTGATGACGCTGATGCTTCCGAGCTTATCGGTCAGATAAGAACGCATTTTGGCATGCTCTCCGATGTCGAGAAGCATTATATGCGCAAAGAAAATTTGCTGTTTCCATTTCTGGAGAAAAAGGGAATAACCGGACCGCCCAAAGTGATGTGGGGTAAACATGATGAAGTCCGTGAATATCTTAAGGGAGCTATCGAAGCCCTGCAGGTCGGGGCCGTAATCACAGTCGCCGAAGCAAAATCATTGATAGAGCTTGTTCTACGCCTGGCCACCGATGCCATCGGGGAAATGATTTACAAAGAAGAAGAAATCCTTCTTCCGATGAGCCTGGATAAACTATCTGAATCCGAATGGTACTCGATTTACACTCAAAGCCCGGAATTAGGCTTCTGTCTCTTCGATCCGACAACCCCATGGCAACCGGAATCAGTACCTGTGGGAGAAGCGGTTAAGGAATCTCAAGCGAGGGTTCGCTTCCCATCGGGAAGCATGACGCCAGCCGAATTGAACGCGATCCTCAATACAATCCCCTTTGACCTCACTTTTGTCGATAAAGATGATACCGTCCGGTATTTCACTCAAGGTCGGGAACGAATATTCGCTCGCAACCGCGCCATTATCGGGCGCAAAGTCCAATTATGTCATCCGCCTTCGAGCGTTCATATTGTCCAGCAGATTCTTGATAATTTTCATTCCGGAAAACAAGACCGCGCCCCATTTTGGATAACTATAAATGATCGCTTTATTCACATCGAATACTATGCTCTGCGGGATGACAACGGCGAGTATCTGGGAACACTGGAAGTCAGTCAGGATTTAACCGAGAAGAGAGCGTTGGAAGGCGAACATCGGCTTTTAACTTATGCTGAGAAATAA
- the nrfD gene encoding NrfD/PsrC family molybdoenzyme membrane anchor subunit has protein sequence MDPKVNGQLQREWGWLIAAYLFLGGVAGGAYTIAAINSFMGDGLTLSTTIGLWISFPALLIGTLFLIVDLGSPTRAILAGMKPGTSWIARGTWIISTFMLISFIHLILNQFTDIGRTPGVDILAIAGIVFAIGTMAYTGILLSASKGIPFWHSGIVPVIFVVSATVTGHFAVMLGMTFSGATAEIAAGMQTMTLEAVALVVIEVLAILFFLQAAFRQPDPRESAERILKKTMFVVGYFILGLAAPLVLMLFAYFSISGSGGGGMTVVLAIGSILGLIGGLILRQAVLICGALPTLNIAGFAFRRIHRPKQPKPDIGLLPPQ, from the coding sequence ATGGATCCGAAAGTTAATGGTCAACTGCAGCGCGAATGGGGTTGGCTCATCGCCGCCTATCTGTTCCTCGGAGGTGTCGCCGGAGGAGCTTACACAATCGCCGCCATTAATAGTTTTATGGGAGATGGCCTTACATTATCGACAACGATAGGGTTATGGATCAGCTTCCCGGCTCTTTTAATCGGAACGCTATTCTTGATCGTCGATCTGGGTTCGCCGACGCGAGCCATTTTGGCCGGTATGAAGCCGGGGACGTCCTGGATTGCTCGGGGGACCTGGATTATCTCTACCTTTATGTTGATTTCGTTTATCCATCTTATTCTCAATCAATTCACTGACATCGGTAGAACCCCGGGCGTTGATATTCTCGCCATCGCCGGTATTGTTTTCGCCATTGGAACGATGGCCTATACCGGAATCCTGCTGAGCGCTTCCAAAGGAATCCCATTCTGGCATTCGGGTATAGTCCCTGTCATTTTCGTCGTTTCAGCTACCGTAACGGGTCATTTCGCGGTTATGCTCGGTATGACATTCTCGGGCGCGACCGCGGAAATCGCGGCGGGCATGCAGACGATGACTCTCGAAGCGGTTGCTCTGGTAGTTATAGAAGTTCTGGCCATATTGTTTTTCCTTCAGGCGGCTTTCCGACAACCCGATCCCCGCGAATCGGCGGAGAGAATTTTGAAAAAAACGATGTTTGTCGTTGGTTATTTCATCCTTGGCCTTGCGGCTCCGCTGGTTTTAATGCTCTTCGCGTATTTTTCGATCTCCGGTTCCGGAGGGGGAGGTATGACAGTTGTTTTGGCTATCGGCTCCATTCTCGGACTGATCGGCGGTTTGATTTTAAGACAGGCAGTTTTAATTTGCGGCGCATTACCGACTCTCAATATCGCGGGATTTGCATTCCGGCGCATACATAGGCCCAAACAACCGAAACCGGATATTGGGCTTTTGCCGCCTCAGTGA
- a CDS encoding 4Fe-4S dicluster domain-containing protein, giving the protein MNQEVAEQKRSKAGVTQYGMVIDLKRCYGCYACSMACKTSNHTPPGVFWARVLMSEVGKYPNAVRQALPVLCMQCEEPSCMEVCPTGATQQLDNGIVIVEKDKCMGCKYCIMGCPYGARYSVEKWESYFPDGLPLSPLEEFQKKAWEEKSGVGVATKCDFCRDKLAEGKEPTCVQACPAKARIFGDLNDPDSEISILIKKERGQALNPEFGNKPKVYYLFPR; this is encoded by the coding sequence ATGAATCAGGAGGTTGCAGAACAGAAAAGATCAAAGGCAGGCGTTACTCAATATGGCATGGTCATCGATCTTAAGAGATGCTATGGTTGCTATGCCTGCAGTATGGCCTGTAAGACATCGAATCATACTCCGCCGGGAGTTTTCTGGGCTCGAGTCCTGATGAGTGAAGTCGGCAAATATCCCAACGCCGTTCGTCAAGCCCTGCCGGTTCTCTGCATGCAGTGCGAAGAACCGTCATGTATGGAAGTATGTCCGACCGGAGCTACCCAGCAACTCGATAACGGCATCGTCATCGTCGAAAAAGATAAATGCATGGGCTGTAAATATTGTATCATGGGCTGCCCCTACGGCGCCCGATACAGCGTGGAAAAATGGGAAAGCTATTTTCCGGATGGCCTTCCGCTTTCTCCGCTGGAGGAGTTCCAGAAGAAAGCATGGGAAGAGAAATCGGGCGTCGGCGTAGCGACCAAATGTGACTTCTGCCGGGACAAACTCGCCGAGGGCAAAGAACCGACCTGCGTTCAGGCCTGTCCGGCTAAGGCCCGAATATTCGGCGATCTGAACGACCCCGATAGCGAGATTTCGATCCTGATTAAAAAGGAAAGAGGCCAGGCGCTCAATCCCGAATTTGGGAATAAGCCCAAAGTCTATTACCTCTTCCCGAGATAA
- the fdhD gene encoding formate dehydrogenase accessory sulfurtransferase FdhD: MDKSEKQPETLKYVQASRISTAGSDSTARNEEVCVVREAPLTIDVEGIEDYTILCTPLDRRALAVGFLYTEGVIDSIDDITVLNECEDDPNTIRVRLAGDVPHIGDEGRNLMIVSSCGACGSENLKKRIESLPEVGNKMKIKANILRSVYEAVREKQELFNSSGGTHGAALFNDQGEIITFAEDTGRHNALDKAIGKCLLGGGETTGLGIALTSRLSLEMVSRCARPGIEIIAAVSAPTSLAIDVAQKCNITLCAFVRKTRATIFTHRDRIII, encoded by the coding sequence ATGGATAAGTCAGAAAAACAACCCGAAACGCTAAAATACGTTCAGGCCAGTCGTATCTCGACAGCCGGTAGCGATTCCACGGCCAGAAATGAAGAAGTCTGCGTTGTCCGAGAAGCCCCCCTTACCATAGATGTTGAAGGTATCGAAGATTATACAATTCTTTGCACTCCGCTTGACCGGCGGGCTTTAGCCGTCGGTTTTCTTTATACCGAGGGCGTCATTGATAGCATCGACGATATCACAGTTCTTAATGAATGTGAAGATGATCCCAATACCATTCGTGTGCGATTGGCCGGTGATGTACCTCATATCGGAGACGAAGGCCGCAACCTGATGATTGTTTCCTCGTGCGGAGCGTGCGGTAGCGAAAATCTAAAAAAACGAATTGAGTCCCTGCCCGAAGTTGGAAATAAAATGAAAATAAAAGCGAATATCCTGCGTTCCGTCTACGAAGCTGTTCGGGAAAAACAGGAATTATTCAATTCCAGCGGAGGAACTCACGGAGCGGCATTGTTTAATGACCAGGGGGAAATTATTACTTTTGCCGAGGATACCGGCCGTCATAACGCATTGGATAAGGCCATTGGTAAGTGTTTGCTTGGCGGGGGCGAGACTACCGGACTGGGGATTGCCCTGACCAGCCGCCTCAGTCTTGAGATGGTCAGCCGCTGCGCCCGACCGGGGATTGAAATTATCGCGGCCGTATCGGCGCCAACGTCATTAGCGATTGATGTCGCCCAAAAATGTAATATCACTCTGTGCGCTTTCGTGCGAAAAACGCGGGCTACAATCTTCACTCATCGTGACAGAATTATTATTTGA
- a CDS encoding cold-shock protein, which yields MNQGTVKWFNTSKGYGFIVPEGGGEDLFVHFSNITGDGYRTLEDGQKVEFELGEGRNGPEAVNVKPM from the coding sequence GTGAATCAAGGTACTGTGAAGTGGTTTAACACCTCCAAAGGTTACGGTTTTATCGTTCCCGAAGGGGGGGGGGAAGATCTGTTTGTTCATTTTTCTAACATCACCGGCGATGGCTATCGGACGCTGGAAGACGGCCAGAAGGTAGAGTTTGAACTTGGCGAGGGACGCAACGGTCCCGAAGCTGTCAACGTCAAACCTATGTAG
- a CDS encoding molybdopterin-dependent oxidoreductase, translated as MAVSSQAQVKEDVWTPTCCGQCYCMCGIKVRRQDGVITELAGNPDAPTGRGHICVKGLAAPQLLYDPYRVNYPLKRTNPEKGLGVDPKFVRISWEEAYDIIVKKLKECQERDPRGAFFQATTTQASEIRFGVIGFMKGFGTPNYWVSGGGLHCGNGAHFMNGIMHVSWSIIPDFANCNYALNFGCSKGHGAGHVAVQNATQVADARARGFKNVVFDPFQSSQASKAHEWVPIRVGTDGALALGLVNSLLNEHGIYDAEYLMYKTNSPYLIRPSDGRYMRDPDTNKPLVWDVADNCPKVHNDPSVTRVEYEDVAHEVALTGTYNVNGSNCRPAFELLKEHVKKYTPEYVEKITYVPAATISRIAKEFGEAAEIGSTVTIQTSKGPRKIPRRPVATHFFRGSQGHTNSGWTCLSIDMVNHIVGAADTYGSALGLGASVGSGYEGTGKPYQIPYPCPDGLLVAGAWVYDHKPYPLRKPGPPTRLDLHDMFPTSIYNAFTITSPRWFDMLERFDIPYKPDVMLNFGSNSVMTMGNSEAVTENFLKKFNFIFSFQLYVTEFEEAVADIVLPDTCFLERYTPAVSFPSTFSHPQGEDDWGWTIRQPVIKPLYERRDFNEVMLEICKRLGIHGKFYKGLNDSIGVRYGGEMDEKNKLVEDGSVFHSWEDITDRLLRDRFGDEHGLEHVRKKGVFTWPKKKEDVYWKWFNPSRVPVYFEYFIDSGEQIDTLWNKYGGKDFFDFDWSRFKALADWYPCPTHTEKNPEYDMHTFYWRAVMHCNSMTQQNPYLDECSQEDPNVYAVQMHVDTAQKKGITDGDKVWLENPEGHKVRGWVSLTEGIEPHHLAIAAVAGHWGKYMPIARGKGTFFNDLVEMDLGHTDPLTFNQDICARVKIYKAED; from the coding sequence ATGGCCGTTTCATCACAGGCCCAGGTTAAAGAAGACGTTTGGACCCCGACTTGCTGTGGCCAGTGCTACTGCATGTGCGGTATAAAAGTCCGCCGGCAGGATGGGGTCATTACCGAATTAGCGGGGAACCCCGACGCGCCTACCGGTCGAGGACATATTTGCGTCAAAGGCCTTGCCGCGCCGCAATTATTGTACGATCCCTATCGCGTTAATTATCCCCTAAAAAGAACCAATCCAGAAAAGGGTCTTGGGGTTGATCCCAAGTTTGTGCGCATCTCATGGGAGGAAGCGTACGATATAATTGTCAAAAAACTCAAGGAATGCCAGGAGCGCGATCCGCGCGGAGCCTTTTTCCAGGCGACTACAACCCAGGCTTCCGAAATACGCTTTGGTGTAATCGGATTCATGAAGGGCTTCGGCACGCCCAATTACTGGGTTTCCGGAGGCGGTCTCCATTGCGGAAACGGCGCCCACTTCATGAACGGCATCATGCATGTATCCTGGTCGATTATTCCCGACTTCGCCAACTGCAATTACGCCCTGAACTTTGGATGTTCCAAAGGACACGGCGCCGGTCACGTCGCCGTACAGAACGCGACTCAGGTGGCCGATGCCCGCGCCCGCGGATTCAAAAACGTCGTCTTTGATCCGTTTCAGAGCTCGCAGGCGTCCAAGGCGCATGAATGGGTTCCGATTCGGGTCGGCACCGACGGCGCTCTGGCGTTAGGTTTGGTCAATTCGCTTCTCAATGAGCATGGTATTTATGACGCCGAATATCTAATGTATAAGACCAACAGTCCATACCTGATTCGTCCATCCGACGGAAGATATATGCGCGACCCGGATACCAACAAACCGCTCGTCTGGGACGTGGCTGATAATTGCCCCAAGGTTCATAACGATCCGTCCGTTACGAGAGTAGAATACGAAGACGTGGCTCACGAAGTCGCCCTGACCGGTACTTACAACGTCAACGGCTCCAATTGCCGTCCGGCGTTCGAATTATTGAAAGAACACGTCAAGAAATACACTCCGGAATATGTTGAAAAAATTACCTACGTCCCGGCCGCGACAATTAGCCGCATCGCCAAGGAATTCGGTGAAGCGGCCGAAATCGGTTCGACGGTTACGATTCAGACGAGCAAAGGTCCCAGGAAGATTCCAAGACGTCCTGTCGCGACTCACTTCTTCCGCGGCAGTCAGGGACATACCAATTCCGGATGGACCTGTCTGTCGATTGATATGGTCAATCACATAGTCGGCGCCGCCGATACCTACGGAAGTGCTTTGGGTTTGGGCGCTTCTGTCGGCAGCGGCTATGAAGGCACCGGCAAACCGTATCAGATTCCTTATCCGTGTCCCGATGGTCTGCTCGTCGCCGGAGCCTGGGTGTATGATCACAAACCGTATCCGTTACGCAAACCCGGCCCGCCGACTCGTCTTGATTTGCATGATATGTTCCCGACCTCAATCTACAACGCCTTTACCATCACCAGCCCGAGATGGTTCGATATGCTCGAAAGATTCGATATCCCATACAAGCCGGATGTCATGCTCAATTTCGGTTCCAACTCGGTGATGACGATGGGCAACTCCGAGGCGGTCACGGAGAACTTCCTCAAGAAATTTAATTTTATCTTCTCCTTCCAGCTTTATGTGACCGAGTTTGAAGAAGCGGTCGCCGATATCGTTCTTCCTGATACCTGTTTCCTCGAAAGATATACTCCGGCTGTCAGTTTCCCCTCCACTTTCTCGCATCCGCAAGGCGAGGATGACTGGGGCTGGACGATACGTCAGCCAGTAATCAAGCCGCTATATGAAAGACGCGACTTCAATGAAGTCATGCTCGAAATCTGCAAACGTCTCGGCATTCATGGTAAGTTCTACAAAGGTCTAAACGATTCCATTGGCGTTCGCTACGGCGGCGAGATGGATGAGAAAAATAAATTGGTTGAAGACGGAAGCGTATTCCATTCCTGGGAGGATATCACCGATCGCCTCCTGAGGGATAGATTTGGCGATGAACATGGCCTTGAGCATGTTCGCAAAAAAGGCGTCTTTACCTGGCCCAAGAAGAAAGAAGATGTTTATTGGAAATGGTTTAATCCTTCCCGAGTGCCTGTCTATTTCGAGTATTTCATCGACTCCGGCGAACAAATCGACACCCTCTGGAATAAATACGGCGGAAAAGACTTCTTCGATTTTGACTGGTCCCGTTTCAAAGCGCTGGCCGATTGGTATCCCTGTCCGACGCATACCGAAAAGAATCCCGAGTATGATATGCACACCTTCTACTGGCGCGCGGTCATGCACTGCAACTCGATGACGCAGCAAAATCCTTATCTTGACGAATGCTCGCAGGAGGATCCCAACGTTTATGCCGTGCAAATGCACGTCGATACGGCCCAGAAGAAAGGCATTACCGACGGCGACAAAGTCTGGCTTGAAAATCCAGAGGGTCATAAAGTTCGCGGTTGGGTTTCCCTGACCGAAGGTATTGAACCGCATCATCTAGCAATTGCCGCCGTGGCCGGTCACTGGGGTAAATACATGCCTATCGCCAGGGGCAAGGGAACTTTTTTCAACGACCTGGTTGAGATGGATTTGGGTCATACCGATCCGTTGACATTCAATCAGGATATTTGTGCCCGAGTAAAAATCTATAAGGCGGAGGATTAG
- a CDS encoding class I SAM-dependent methyltransferase — MNIRDQMDKIYRDIPPENIPWNISESPELLINLFESGKIKPGKIVDLGCGVGNYSIWLAQKGFDVTGIDISQQAINLAMKQAENVGIKCRFFACDLLGDLKEFHYSFDFAMDWEVLHHIFPEDRPTYMENVHKLLKANGQYFTVCFSEEDKSFGTTEKYRETPLGTTLYFSSEQELRELYKPFFKILEMNTVEIPGKFGVHTVIASLSTTN; from the coding sequence ATGAATATTCGCGATCAGATGGATAAAATTTATCGGGATATTCCGCCTGAGAATATACCCTGGAATATATCCGAATCGCCCGAGCTGTTGATTAATCTCTTTGAATCCGGAAAAATAAAACCCGGCAAAATTGTCGATCTGGGGTGCGGAGTGGGTAATTATTCAATTTGGCTGGCCCAAAAAGGATTTGACGTAACCGGCATTGATATCAGTCAGCAGGCGATCAATCTTGCGATGAAGCAGGCCGAAAATGTGGGCATAAAATGTCGGTTTTTTGCCTGCGATCTTCTGGGTGATTTGAAAGAATTTCATTATAGCTTTGATTTCGCGATGGATTGGGAAGTATTGCATCATATCTTCCCCGAGGACAGACCAACTTATATGGAAAATGTTCATAAATTACTAAAGGCAAACGGTCAATATTTCACCGTCTGTTTCAGCGAAGAAGATAAATCATTCGGTACAACGGAAAAATACCGTGAGACTCCGCTGGGAACGACATTGTATTTTTCTTCAGAGCAGGAATTGAGAGAATTATACAAACCTTTTTTCAAAATCCTTGAGATGAATACCGTTGAAATTCCCGGCAAATTCGGAGTGCATACTGTCATCGCTTCATTGTCAACGACCAATTAG
- a CDS encoding serine hydrolase domain-containing protein has protein sequence MNKAKQGLKDNCLERNRGMWLKLFSFVFVLNLTSQVWSSSLQLKIDDLMSNYVVNQGFMGSILVAEKGEVIFAKGYGVADVKRSIPNTPETQFGIGSISKQFTAMLVMQLVEKGKLRLDNTIAGFLPDFPEDIGKNITVEMLLCHTSGLPFPEGIEKYYYASTKDEYLQEFLRQLAQEGLRFDPGKGYGYSNAGYFILGLIIEKVTGKAYEEVLREQILKPLDMSHTLCARKKV, from the coding sequence ATGAACAAAGCAAAGCAAGGTCTTAAGGACAATTGCCTGGAAAGGAATCGTGGTATGTGGTTGAAATTATTTTCTTTTGTCTTCGTTCTGAATTTGACTTCTCAGGTTTGGTCGTCATCTCTGCAGTTAAAGATCGACGACCTCATGAGTAACTACGTCGTCAATCAAGGCTTCATGGGATCCATTTTGGTTGCCGAGAAAGGTGAAGTTATCTTCGCGAAAGGCTATGGAGTAGCCGATGTGAAGAGAAGTATTCCAAACACACCCGAAACCCAGTTCGGGATCGGATCGATTTCCAAACAATTCACGGCCATGCTTGTAATGCAGCTGGTGGAAAAAGGAAAACTCAGACTAGACAATACCATAGCCGGCTTTTTGCCGGATTTCCCTGAAGATATCGGGAAAAACATCACTGTTGAAATGCTTCTCTGTCACACCTCCGGTCTTCCATTTCCCGAAGGTATTGAGAAATATTATTACGCATCCACCAAAGATGAATACCTTCAGGAATTTCTCAGACAGCTTGCTCAAGAAGGGCTTCGTTTTGATCCAGGTAAAGGCTATGGGTATAGCAATGCCGGATATTTTATCCTCGGTCTTATCATAGAGAAGGTCACCGGAAAAGCCTATGAAGAGGTACTTCGTGAACAAATCCTAAAACCGCTGGACATGTCCCATACCCTATGCGCGCGGAAAAAGGTCTGA
- a CDS encoding class I SAM-dependent methyltransferase produces the protein MMSSYRKFARVYDKIGSDNFSVKMFHYTKRILSRLRYRPKSILDLACGTGTAAVMWARKNTEVFGIDASADMLAMAAKKATKEKVKLILSQSPMTSFSIPQQVDLVTCYFDSLNYVLSLDDLKKVFTCVNRALYPGGYFIFDVNTPEAMKVLWGSEIYADETEDVAWIWKNCYYPKAKQAEVKATFFVRKGKIWERFDEIHAERGYTATEIKAVTQTSGFKLVSLYNCLKFSKPKRDSMRIAAVVQKPH, from the coding sequence ATGATGTCATCATATCGTAAATTTGCTCGCGTGTACGATAAAATCGGATCGGATAATTTTTCGGTTAAGATGTTTCATTATACTAAGCGCATACTATCACGCCTCCGCTACCGCCCCAAATCGATTCTTGACCTGGCGTGCGGCACCGGGACCGCCGCGGTAATGTGGGCCAGGAAAAACACGGAAGTCTTCGGAATCGACGCTTCGGCCGATATGCTGGCGATGGCCGCCAAAAAAGCAACGAAAGAAAAAGTGAAATTGATATTGTCGCAATCACCGATGACCTCTTTTTCAATTCCCCAACAAGTCGATCTGGTAACCTGCTATTTTGATTCGCTTAATTATGTTCTATCCCTAGATGATTTAAAAAAAGTATTCACCTGTGTTAACCGTGCCCTTTACCCCGGCGGTTACTTTATATTCGATGTCAATACTCCGGAGGCGATGAAAGTCCTCTGGGGTTCGGAAATCTACGCCGATGAAACCGAAGATGTCGCCTGGATCTGGAAAAACTGCTATTACCCGAAAGCCAAACAGGCCGAAGTCAAGGCGACGTTTTTTGTTCGCAAAGGAAAAATATGGGAGCGGTTCGACGAGATTCACGCCGAGCGGGGTTATACCGCCACCGAGATCAAAGCTGTTACCCAGACATCGGGATTCAAACTTGTTAGTCTTTATAACTGCCTGAAATTTTCAAAACCAAAACGGGATAGTATGCGTATTGCGGCGGTAGTTCAAAAGCCTCACTGA